CACCTTTAGGAAAACCCGTAGTGCCCGAGGTATAAATGATGGTGAAAGGATCACTTAACGTCAGTTCTTTTTGTAAAGCAACTTCTTTTTCAGGCAATTGCTGCAATTCAGAAATTGTCTTTTTCTGAGCGACCTCGAGTTTTTCCTTTTCATAACTCAATTGGTCCGAAGTCACTAACAAGTTTACCTTAGCATCATCGATTTGAAATTGTAATTCATATGAACTTAAGCGCGTATTTAGTAAAACAACTACAGCACCAAGATAACTTAAGGCATGAATGGTAATCACCATATGGACATCATTCTGAGATAATAGGGCCACATGGCTACCTTTAGCAACGCCTAAGCTAGCTAATTGTCTAGCCACCGTTTGACTAGCTTGATATAGCTCTTGGAAAGTCAAACTTTCTTTTTCATTATATTCCAGTGCTAATTGGTCAGGTTTCAAATCTGCTTGTTTGGTTAACCAATGGGGAATTACTTCACTCATTATTCAAAGCTCACTTCCTCGATACATTTATAAATAACGAAATATAGCAACTTTTGATATGAAACAAAAGTTGCTATATCGATAACCTTTATTAAGGAAAACGTGGGAACTGATCAAAGTCAGGCTTTCTTTTTTCCTTAAAAGCGTCACGACCTTCTTTGGCTTCATCGGTCGTATAATATAAGAGGGTTTCATTGCCGCCCATTTGTTGTAGACCAGCCAATCCATCTGTAGCAGCGTTAAATGATGCTTTCAAAAAGCGTAGTGCGGTTGGTGATTTTTCCAAAATTTCACGACACCATTGCAAGGTTTCTGCTTCTAATTGATCCAATGGCACTACTTTATTTACTAATCCCATATCATAAGCTTCTTTTGCATCATATTGACGACATAAATACCACATTTCGCGTGCACGTTTTTGTCCGATCATTTCTGCCAATAAACCAGCGCCATAACCAGAGTCAAAACTACCGACTTTCGGCCCCGTTTGACCAAAAATGGCATTATCAGCGGCAATCGTTAGATCACAAACGACATGTAATACATGACCGCCTCCAATCGCATAACCTGCGACCATCGCAATCACTGGCTTAGGAATATTACGAATCAATCGTTGTAAGTCTAAGACATTTAGACGTGGTACTTGGTCTTTACCGACGTAACCACCGTTTCCTCGAACAGTTTGATCACCACCAGAACTAAAGGCTTTTTCTCCAGCTCCAGTCAAAATAATCACACCAACAGATGAGTCATCTCTAGCATCTGCAAATGCATCGATCATTTCATTTACTGTCAATGGCGTGAATGCGTTACGTTTTTCTGGACGATTCATCGTAACCTTAGCCACGCCATTATATTTTTCATAAGTAATTTCCTCATAGTCCGTTACTTTTTCCCAAGTGACTTCCATTCATGATTCCTCCTCAGTTTCTATCGATATTTCAAATATTTAGAAAGAAAACTTTCATTATTTTAAAAGTCATCTTGGGTATAATTTAGTACTTTTTCTTTGTTTTCTCAAGAGAAAGCGTTTGAAGGTGAACTTTCTTACAGATTAAATTTTACAGGGAGTAAAGTGAAAATTGACACTACGCTTTTCTTTCCATAAACTAAAAGTGATCGATTTTATTAAATTTAACATGCAGGAGGTTTAGCCAATTGGAAAATACATTAATGGACGCGCTTGGAATGGAAATTGTTTCCGCAGAAAAAGAAAGTGTAGTCATGACCATGCCAGTAGATCATCGCACCCGTCAGCCAGCTCAATATTTGCATGGCGGCGCCAGCGCTGCTCTGGCAGAAACAGCAGCAAGTATCGGCGCCTCCGCAAATATCGACTCTAACAAGGAGACTATTTTTGGCATAGAAATCAACGCGAATCATATCAAAAGCAAAACCGACGGAACCGTCACGGCCAAAGCAACGCCGCTCCACATTGGACGCAAGACCATGGTTTGGCGAATAAATATAACCGACGAAAAAGACCAACTTATTTGTGCCGCTAGATGTACGCTAGGAGTAGTTGCAAAATAAGGATGAATAAGAGGAATATGAGTAAGTTCATAGTTATATATCCTTTACCCATACAGAAATCAGAAATTTTTTAACTTCGTCAAGCTTACTCTTTAAAACGGAATAGTTTTGAGTGAAACTCATAAAATTCTCAGTATGACAATTTCTCAATGAATAGGCTACTAAAAAATATTCAATCAAAGCTCTTTTCTTCTTAAGTGTAGTAGTGTTATTCCTATCCCCTTTTCAATAAATTAACGTGCTAATTTAATATTGCTTTACCATCAATACATTTGAAACATCTTTTTTCCTAGATTTAATTACTTAATAAGTTTTTAACTCAGCTAAGAGTAATCATAAATTGGATATAAGCCGGGTAAGACGGAATAAACTTCCATTTGTACCGCTATTAGTCTCCGTCTTCCTTGCTTTTAACTAACAGTACATACTTTCAAATATTTAGTAGAGTTTCATCACTGAATACGCCCATGTCGAAAGCACTAAAAAAGGCACTGACGTTTGTTTAGCCAATGCCTTCTAACTATTTATTTAACGAATATATTCCCTGTTTTAATCGCTTTAATCCTTCGATTACTTTTGTTCGTGGACATCCTACATTTAACCGTAAGAAATGATTTCCATTACCGCCGTAAACTTTTCCGTCCATGATAGCCACTTTCCCAACGTGAATAAGTGCGTTTTGCAATTGTTCCATTGGAAAATCAAGAGCACTTACGTCTAACCACATCAAATAAGTTGCTTGGCTATCTACCACTTTAATTTGGGGAAGTTCGTTTTGTAAGAATTCAGTTACGTAAGAGATATTTTGGTCGAGGTAATCATTTAGTTCATCCACCCAATTTTCACATTTTTGATAGGCAGTCATCGTGGCAAGCATCCCCATGATGCTTGCAGAAGAAAGACCATCCCGCCCTTTTAGTACTCCTTGAAATTTTTCACGTAAACTTTCGTCTGGAAGTAAAATATAAGAAAAAATAAGACTAGGGAAATTAAATGTCTTTGTTCCTGAACTGGCTGAAGCTACATTTTTTTGTGTAATACTCACTATAGGATAGTGCTTTACCCCCTTACGTAATACATCCATATGGATCTCATCAACGATCAGAAAAACGCTATATTTTTGACACAAAGCTACAATGGATTCCAGTTCTTTCTTTGTCCACACACGCCCTGTTGGATTATGAGGCGAACATAATAATAGTATTTCATTTTGCGATTTTGCTAATTTTTCTTCCAAGTCAGCAAAGTCAATATCATACCGGTCTCCATTGTAGTACAAAGGGTTTTCTACTACTTTCCGATTATTCTCTTTAATTACTTTAAAAAAAGCGTCATAAGCTGGTGTTTGTAATACAATACCGCTATTTTCTGAAGACATTAATTGAATTAATACCGATATAGAGTAAATAACTGATGGACTATATTGGATCCACTCTCCCGAAATCTGCGTTTTTAAGCGATATTTATACCAATAGATAACACTATTTTTAAAAGCATTATGGTTCCATCTAGTATAACCAAATACAGGATGCTCCAAACGTTCTTTTAACACTTTTGTTACTTCATCCGGTACGGCGAAGTCTGTATCTGAAATTGTAAAAGGAAGTAGTCCTGGAACTCCGAAACGATCTTGCACAAAATCCCATTGTGTACAAAAAGTTCCTTTACGGTCAATGGCTTGATCAAACTTCAAAATGGCTCCCCCTTAAATTAATTCTTCCAAAGCATTACGTACAGTAGTTACCTTGGTACCTATAATCACTTGAACATTTTGCTCATCTAAATGGACAACACCTAATGCACCAAGTGACTTTAATTTTTCGTCATCTACTTTAGCACCAGAATCTAATACTAGGCGTAGTCTAGTAATACAATTGTCCAAATTTTCTATATTTTCCGCTCCACCTAGAGCAGATAAAATTCCTTTAGTATCAAAACTACCTTGTTTGCTATAATTCACTTCTTCATCAGTGTACTCAGTTTCATCGACCATTTTTTCACGACCAGGTGTCGCTAAATCTCTCTTTAAAATAATTGTCTTAAATACAAAATAATAAATCGCAAACCAACAAATTCCTACAAGAAGTACAATCCACCACCTTGTTTGTACACCTTGCATTACACCAAAAATCAGGAAATCCAATACGCCACCATCCGTATTCCCAATTGTCACTCCTAATAAATTCATAAGCAAAAAGCCTAAGCCTGTCATAACTACGTGGAAAATCCACAATAGCGGACTAATAAATAAGAATAAAAACTCGATAGGTTCAGTAATCCCTGTGACAAAAGTCGCAATGACTCCAGAAATCAGCAAGCCTTTGACTTTTGAACGATTCTCAGGTTTAGCAGTACGATACATAGCAAAAGCTGCAGCAGGTAAACCGAACATAAAGGTTGGAATTTTTCCTTGAGATAAAAAGGCCGTTACATTAGGAGAAATTGGTAAATTATTTTGCAGTTCTGCATAGAAAATATTTAACGCACCAAAAACTTCATTGCCGTTAATAACAGCTGCGCCTCCAGCCTCAGTGAAGCGAATCATTGCTACTAGAATATGATGCAAACCAAATGGTAATAAAAGTCTTTCACCTGCACCAAACAAGAAAGGACCAAAAACACCAGCATGTTGGATCGTGCTACCAATGCCAGTAATAACCATGGCAAATAGCGGCCAGATCATTGGAATAATTAAGCCGACAATGCCCATCACAAGTGAAGTAATAATAGGTACAAAACGCACACCTGAAAAAAACGCGAAACTATCGGAAAGCTGAATATTATAAAATCGCTTATGAAGATAATAAACAATTACACCCGCAACAATTCCACCCAGAACACCCATTTCTAATGTCTGAATACCAAAGACCATGCCTTGCCCAGACTCTTGTAAATTATCTGTTTCGGCCAAAAGGTTTGTTTCATCTAAATAAAAATTAATAGATAAATTCATAATGACATAGCCAACAAAACCAGAAAAAGCTGCTGCTCCTTTTTCCTTTCTAGCCAGACCTAGCGGAATTGCAATGGCAAAAAGAGCTGGTAAATATGTAAATGCAAATCCTCCGATAGTGGACAAAAATCGGAAAACCACTTGTAATATTTGATTTTCTAGAAATGGAAACTGTTCAATAATGGCTGGTGAAGAAAAAGCACTTCCAACACCTAAAACAATTCCCATAAAAGCTAGTAAAGCCACCGGCAGCATGAACGTTTTTCCTAAACCTTGAAAAAATTCCCAAAGTCCAAACTTTTTCTTCTTCATTTTTTATTCCTCCATATTATAAAAATAATCACCTAATCTGATCTCTATAAATCGCTTACATGAAGATCATAGCCTATTTAACTTTGATTAAGCAATTACTTTTGAGAAAATGAATAGAGTTCCACAGTTCTGTATGTTCTTTCAACCTTGATCAAATGTTCTTGCAAACTGAATTAGTAAAATATCTAACACCGCTGAAAAAGGAACACGAGAGCTGAGGTCGACTTCATCAAAATAAAGCATATCAACGACTGCTTGGATTTTATAAGTAGTTAATGCTTCTAAACTACTGTTTTTTGTCCCAATAATGGCTAATGTAGGTACGCCTTGTTGTTGTAAATTAATCGCGTATTCGATGACACTTGGAGTCTCTCCGCTATTACTAACTATAATTGCAAAGTCCTCTGGTGTTAATGTTTTTGAAGTTATTTGAAGCTCATCCCAGTCAATTCGAGCATTGGCCGTTTTGCCTAAAAACGTAAGCTTTCTTGCAGCGTGAATACAATTAGCTAAACTGCCACCCATCCCAAATAATTCGACTACTTTTGCTTTTTTTAAGCAATGGATAATCTCTTCTAAAGGAATTTGTTTGAACCTTTCTAACGTTTCATGTAATTGGTACTCAATTGAATGACATAAATCAGATAATTGCTTTGAATATAGAGCTTTTTCGGGTTCTTCTAACTCTTTATTATCTTGTGCTATAGCATATTTTAATTCTTGGAAGCCTTTAAATCCTAGTCGTTGAGCAGTGCGAGAAATGGTAGCCGTAGAAATAAAAAGCTCTTTAGCTAATAAATCAGCTGTTAATGTAGTTACTGTACTTGAATTTTGTAAAATATAATCCAAAACTTGTTTTTCTAGCTCACTTAGTTGTGGGCGCTTTTTTAATAGTTTATTTTGTAAAGTGTTCATAATAAAAGATCTCCATTATTTATAAGATGTTTTAAATCTGCCTTTTTGAATAAATTGAAAAGCTTCTTTTAGTCAATAGTTCAATAGCTTATGAAATAAAAAGAAACTTCCAATTTTAATAATTTTTATTAATTTCATATCCAAAATACGTTCCAAAGAATATAAGTGAATCCGGCCAGATACACCAATTATTATTTAGTTTCTTCTTCTACTTCCTGTATTAATTGTTCAAAGGTCTTATAATTATCTTGAATATAAATATCATTAATTTTTAATTTCAATAAATCCATAGTTTCCACTTCATAATTCATTAAATCTTTTCTTAAAGAAGTAATTATCTTTGCCACATACACTAAACTTTTGGTGTTATGTCTATAAATTTCGTCGTTTGTTTCTGGAATTTCTTTAAAATTATGCTGTTGATAGTTAGCTAATAACTTACTAGTTTGCTTTTTCCCATAAATCCATGTAGCCATTATTAATTTTCCCATTGCAACAGTTGTTGCATCAACTTTCTCGTATTCATTGCCATCCTGCATAACCACACTTGTTTTATCTTCATCATTTTTTTTAAGTAATGGCTTAGGAATATCTTTCTTAGCTTCCTCTTTCATTAAATACATTTTAAGGGACGTATCATTTAGTAAATCTGTCCAATCTTTTATCAGCCCAATAAGGTCTTCTTTACTTACTTCTTGATAATAATCTTCAATTTTCAATTCCTTATTATTTGCATGCTTATATTTTTCAATACTTTTTGTTACAAAAATAAAAGTAAAATAAATTAAAAATGTAGGTATTAATAAATTTGTTGATATTTCCGATGTTACCAAGTCATTTATCGGGTCTATGAACAAACCAGCTGTTCCAATCACTAATGCAATAATTGTTATTCTTTTTGCCATCTTTATCCTCTCCATTGTCTGATACTACTAATTATACCAATAAACAAACGAAAATAGGTTTTCTTCAACTAATAAAACTCAAATAATAATTTTATTATTAATATACTTAGCTAAACACTTTTCAAAACATGCAAAAAAGCAGCTGGCCAATAAGTCAACTGCTTAAAAATGTAATAGCTTTAATTCAAAAGTCAAATACTAGAACTCAACTAAATAACTAACATAATCGAATGGAGGAATGCTATCTTCTTTTTCAACTTCTTCTTCAATCGCATTGATCATTTTATGCTTTTGCGTAAACCCAGAAGGTAACACAGCTTCATTTTCCGTTAGGTTCGCTAAACGTAAAACAAAAGCATTAGTTTTGGTATAAGACGGGTAAATCGTAGAAACAGATAAATCTGTATCTAGTTGAAAAGCTGAATATTCTTTTTCTAATACCAATTGGTTTTCTTGTGGCCAAATTTTATTATCTAACCGATGAATAAACAAATTTAACCCTTGTTTTTGATAAGAAATCGAAGGTGTTAGTCTTTTGTTTGCTGTTTGAGCTATCATCTTATAATTAGGTAGGTCATCTTCAACTTTCAAGGCAAAAGTAAACTCTCTTTTTCCAGTTTCTTGAGCTAAAGGAGTTGGCATCATAATGTGCCCTTCATTCGTTGTATCCCCTGACGCTCTTCCAGGGCGCCAACTAATATCGGCTTTACCTAATTGCCCAGTTGCCGAAAACAACGTTACATATAATTTATCCTTATTTCGCTCATATTCTTTCATTCCATCAGAGAAAAACGTTATATGAGAGTCTGGTTGTTTAACAGTTACACTTTTATCGAAAACTTGTAGATTTACAGGCTTTTCAACATAATATTCTTTCCAATTTTCAGGGGCAGAAACAGCTTCATTTTCCACAAAACCATTTTGAATTTGAGCAATGGACGCGCCTGTTGGATCATCTACTTGCACCTGTAATCTCATTCGATGAGACAATACTTGATTATCAATCAATAATTTTCCTTCGATAACATCACTATCAAATAAACGAAGTGTTAATTGATAATCGACTTGTTGTTTATTCTCATTATTTTTTGTTCTTTCGTCTAAATCAATAGGCAAGTCAGCCGTTCCGTTAATGATTAGAGTTTCTCCAAACTCATCGACTTCACTAGAAGCGCTTTGAAAATTTAATACGCTCTCTTCTTCATTTGCCAAAGGTGAAAAATCATAAGTATCACCTTCATTACCGCAATCAACTATTCTGAGAAAATCAGTAATTTTCTTACCACTTGTAGTGGTCAAAATAACTTCTCCATTCTCAAAAGAAAGCGTATATTTGTCATTACTGATTGTTTGTTTATCATGATAAGCTTTTTCAGATAATCTTTCTTCAACTTCCTCAAATTCAATAACAGTATAACCAAGCGCTGGAATTTCAACATTAACACGAACATCCAATTCAAAATAACTCGGTTCTGTAATAAATTTATTTCC
This region of Tetragenococcus osmophilus genomic DNA includes:
- a CDS encoding MalY/PatB family protein, giving the protein MKFDQAIDRKGTFCTQWDFVQDRFGVPGLLPFTISDTDFAVPDEVTKVLKERLEHPVFGYTRWNHNAFKNSVIYWYKYRLKTQISGEWIQYSPSVIYSISVLIQLMSSENSGIVLQTPAYDAFFKVIKENNRKVVENPLYYNGDRYDIDFADLEEKLAKSQNEILLLCSPHNPTGRVWTKKELESIVALCQKYSVFLIVDEIHMDVLRKGVKHYPIVSITQKNVASASSGTKTFNFPSLIFSYILLPDESLREKFQGVLKGRDGLSSASIMGMLATMTAYQKCENWVDELNDYLDQNISYVTEFLQNELPQIKVVDSQATYLMWLDVSALDFPMEQLQNALIHVGKVAIMDGKVYGGNGNHFLRLNVGCPRTKVIEGLKRLKQGIYSLNK
- the menB gene encoding 1,4-dihydroxy-2-naphthoyl-CoA synthase yields the protein MEVTWEKVTDYEEITYEKYNGVAKVTMNRPEKRNAFTPLTVNEMIDAFADARDDSSVGVIILTGAGEKAFSSGGDQTVRGNGGYVGKDQVPRLNVLDLQRLIRNIPKPVIAMVAGYAIGGGHVLHVVCDLTIAADNAIFGQTGPKVGSFDSGYGAGLLAEMIGQKRAREMWYLCRQYDAKEAYDMGLVNKVVPLDQLEAETLQWCREILEKSPTALRFLKASFNAATDGLAGLQQMGGNETLLYYTTDEAKEGRDAFKEKRKPDFDQFPRFP
- a CDS encoding hotdog fold thioesterase, encoding MENTLMDALGMEIVSAEKESVVMTMPVDHRTRQPAQYLHGGASAALAETAASIGASANIDSNKETIFGIEINANHIKSKTDGTVTAKATPLHIGRKTMVWRINITDEKDQLICAARCTLGVVAK
- a CDS encoding MurR/RpiR family transcriptional regulator, producing MNTLQNKLLKKRPQLSELEKQVLDYILQNSSTVTTLTADLLAKELFISTATISRTAQRLGFKGFQELKYAIAQDNKELEEPEKALYSKQLSDLCHSIEYQLHETLERFKQIPLEEIIHCLKKAKVVELFGMGGSLANCIHAARKLTFLGKTANARIDWDELQITSKTLTPEDFAIIVSNSGETPSVIEYAINLQQQGVPTLAIIGTKNSSLEALTTYKIQAVVDMLYFDEVDLSSRVPFSAVLDILLIQFARTFDQG
- the malX gene encoding maltose/glucose-specific PTS transporter subunit IIBC, which translates into the protein MKKKKFGLWEFFQGLGKTFMLPVALLAFMGIVLGVGSAFSSPAIIEQFPFLENQILQVVFRFLSTIGGFAFTYLPALFAIAIPLGLARKEKGAAAFSGFVGYVIMNLSINFYLDETNLLAETDNLQESGQGMVFGIQTLEMGVLGGIVAGVIVYYLHKRFYNIQLSDSFAFFSGVRFVPIITSLVMGIVGLIIPMIWPLFAMVITGIGSTIQHAGVFGPFLFGAGERLLLPFGLHHILVAMIRFTEAGGAAVINGNEVFGALNIFYAELQNNLPISPNVTAFLSQGKIPTFMFGLPAAAFAMYRTAKPENRSKVKGLLISGVIATFVTGITEPIEFLFLFISPLLWIFHVVMTGLGFLLMNLLGVTIGNTDGGVLDFLIFGVMQGVQTRWWIVLLVGICWFAIYYFVFKTIILKRDLATPGREKMVDETEYTDEEVNYSKQGSFDTKGILSALGGAENIENLDNCITRLRLVLDSGAKVDDEKLKSLGALGVVHLDEQNVQVIIGTKVTTVRNALEELI